gccttgtgccctgtgttggctgggattggctccagcagacccccgtgaccctgtgttcggattcagcgggttggaaaatggatggatatatatatatacatatatatatatatatatatatatactgtatatatatatatatatatatatactgtatatattcacatatatactgagtatactttatatataaaatatatgttggtgtaccttgcataactgcatgaacccttatggcacaatacaattcaatataTTTATGATCACCACTTTACTCTCTGATGACTTGCACTGAATGGAGTCAGCATGGGTTGCATAGTCCAGACAGTAGCTGCTGGTAGCCAGCCTCAAGCAGGCTTCCAAATGATCATCAGTCATGGTGGAATGGTATTTGgacttaataatcttcatgtgggaaaaggctgagcagagctgaataatgcagtcaaggaggtattagcacatttcctcatgtttgggtacttttcctctgtgagtaagtttcaaaactgtccatgagccctggacttcagctgaatgtcagccTGTAGTTTCAAAATCTCATCCTACACTGTAGACGAGTTTTacgtgaaacagtgttgcaattaaGTTGAGTGAAAAATGACTGGTATCCGATTAACTGTGATTTTAGTTTCCTCACCATTTTCTTTCTCAGCTCGCTTTTTGGAGGGAAGTCGGTGTCGTAGTTTTTATGAatagttcgaaagtgcctttacacattttcctttctttggaatagcaatgatagatttacagatcagacaaacgcacctCGATTGTGACATTCCCATTCCGCATGTCCagcccaatttttttttaatatccctTCTTTAGTAGATATAAATCGGAAGGCTAACTAGGTCACTTACATcgctggagttttgcagtagctcacatgtttgatcgtgcgtgcgtgATGACCCATGTGTTAGAAGagaagagatctcagactggccgccctgaatgtcaatcaagtggcaaatgccatagggaggatagaTGATAGACTAAcatctaaaaaaaatttttttcaatgCAACACGATCTACCTACACTACCTTTCCGAACTACCGGTCAATCACGAtcaacgtattgggcaccccagattagttttttttctataatttgcttgaacattctggttgattttgcgacttctctcatcgcgctaagtattatagttcggttgTGGCAATAATTTATTcacgcgaatctgagagacaggctgcaggccgaggggatgtggaggcaggacctcaggagtagggagccgggtggggccctcgttactcacgcgccagcctccgttcgagttgctctacctctcgccatgtgtttgagcattctttgcctccacttagctagcaatacctgcttgttcagcagacattatcatctagaggttGTTAAAGAGTAACAGTTGACGTTTTTCAAAGAGAGttcacagctatgtgtgttttagagggtacctgctcattggcagagacgCTCTCCCAttagagctgaacatgatcagatacagtagcaatgtttgacgttggagtgcacctaccttccacttggccagagataccttgccaactttttacatttttggcaaagagatcacagctacattctctcccctgatagcaaaaccagaaatactgtatgtcgagaggcccttggatatgaaagctatcaatataaattcttctcaattacatttatttttaaatttttgtattgatttttaaagtctctCCTGTACTACACGGGCGGAGCCATGGGGGATGCCTTGTTCGGCATAAATCCAAACAAGcagcaaatgctttctgaataagTTTCTTGTCCCTATGACActgtactaaaaataaaaaaaatatgtttagaaaCTGATTGATGTGTCTGAGCGTTAAGCATTTTCAAAATGCCACCATTAATCTGCAATTAACAAATTTATTCCATAATTGTAAGTTGTACTCGGTTTAACAGAATGCCTGCCATTTGATAAAGCCTGTTTAATATTATGTGAACTCCTCTGTTCAGTTCTTATAGCTTTTGCATACATTGTGTCATTTTAATATCAAGTTATTTCATGTTTGCTGCATAAAGAATGTCTACTTAAACCTGCAGTTCACCACATAGTGCTTGTTTGCTGCCTAGCTTGTAATCATTGATGGGTTAAGTAGCAATCCAAGTAGCATCTTAGATAATCAGTGAGCACTGAATCCAGGACTATAATGTTGGATGTGTACTTAGGGATAATGATCAGGAAACCCATTGCTTGATGACCACATAACCAACAAGAAAAACACAACACCTTCAATAACAACTAAAGAACTTATAATCATAATTATCAATACATCAACAGGCAAAAAGCCCACTTTGGAAATCATTTTTGACTTCCAAACCACTCAGCTGCAAAGGTTCACTCTCTGTTCAGGAAGCACTGGCATATAATGGCCCAGAGTCATTTAGGGTACACTAGGAAATGCTGGCCAGGTGTCCATGAATACTCATACTGCTCATTGCCAGACAAAGTCTTCTTCATGTCGGcatcacatttcattttaaaggcTTTGCCCACAAGCTTTCTCAGCTCTGACTGTTGTCTTCAGATCATCAAAACCTTGTAGCTCTTGTGGGTGTGTAGGGCTGAGCTAAGGACCAATTTTAACAAAGAGAACACACAACTATCAATATTTCTaacatgttaatatttttaacttaaataagaataaaaaaatcatgttttgcCATAGATACATCAGAAACGGTGACTTTGATTTTACTTGTGCTAAGAGTTAAATATAATACATATCCAGGTGATGTTTTCTCATTCATAGGTATATCTAATTATTTACATTGGCATGTATTATTAGAAAATCCTTAGATATGCTTATCTTACAGTTAACAGTATGCTAATGTTTGCCATGTGTAAAGATAAGAACAAATATAAAATCCAGAAGTTCTCGTATTCTGTCTCATTGAAGACAAGCATCTTCTTAGCAAACATGAAGTCTATAGTTCTACTCTTCCTGCTGGGTGCCACTGGTAAGACCTAATTTTATTCATTCTCCATTACGCCAAAGAATTAAACAGTggaaaatagtttttattataaaatcatTTGTATACTTTTCCCTTGTCAAATAAGACAAAGTAGATATCACAGAGCATATTATCAAAGTGTGAAGAAAGCTTGGGATTTTTATTCatccattacttttattttagcaTATAGCTTGCATGTTTGTTGATCTGAAGAAAGTCAAATTTATTATAGTCTGTAATCCTTGATTAATGTACaagtgatatttttttcagtgtatgcaGATGATGACAAGATTGTAGGGGGCTACGAATGCCCAGAACACTCTAAGCCCTGGCAAGTGTCTTTGAATGCGGGGTACCACTTCTGTGGTGGCTCTTTGATCAGTGAGGAGTGGGTGCTATCTGCTGCTCACTGTTATAAGTCGTAAGTACATTTCACTGTAACTCTTCTGTACTATAGAGGATAATTATACTCTTAAAATGTTTTGTCgagattttaaaaaatcaggTTAAATGTTCTTCCTTGTTTCACACATTATTTTAGAGTATCTTATTATATTTCCACATGTTTTGTTGAAGTTAATGGCGGCAGCAGACTGTGTTGCTCAGAACAAGCTAAACAAAAAACCCAGTTAGCATGGAATTGAATGTCTGAACTAAAAATATTCCACTTCCCTTTATTTACTGGTCAAGAATCCTATGTTCAAATCAAAAGCTCAATCCTATTCAAACTGCATTTCTTGTTTATGCCAGACACTGATTTTTccagaattatttaaaataaaacaagatctGCTTTTTTGTTATGTGCATTGATTCTATTGTGTGCTGTGATCTTGAATTGGTTACCTCAGagtgccactctaccataaacttgtttatctccattctgagAACtgcattctccatgaaaacatgtagtactagggtgttgtaccgtgttagccattatgaatgtagtgaaaagccaatcaaaatgacactttttattggctaactaaaaagattacaatatgcaagcttttgaggaaactcaggccccttcttcaggcgagacgtaatgattacatcttgattacattttgcctgaagaaggggtctgagttgcctcaaaagcttgcatattgtaatctttttagttagccaataaaaggtgtcattttgcttgactttccatgaaaacatgaaattaaaaacattttttggccaTTACTACAAAAACATATGGgacaagtaatatataaaaaacatcatttttggaTGGGGTATTTTTGTTAGTAACTCAGAGCATTTTACCATGTATAATTAAATTCCAAAGTCATTTTCTAAGATAGCATGTGATTTCGTCTGCCACTGAGGCAGTAAGCTGTTACAGTCAGTTTAGCAATAGCCAAAAACCCTATGTTTGACAAGCAGGCTATTCTGATTTTCTCATTCaatcttcattatttttaaattattttaccattttgttaTAGACATAGAAAAAAGTACcttatatatctattatttagCAGGGAAAGAGCTAGCATGTATGCCCCAccaacaggaagtgacatcagtagtCTTTTCCACTGTAAAGGAAATAGAAATTGTGTCAGTGGCAGTGGCACACCAAAAAAACGTTCCCATATGTTCAAATAATCCCAAACCCGTGAGATATTCCCAATGCACATGTATGTAACAATAGATAGATTCAAGCCAATCATTTGTATTTGTGCTTGTATACATTTTAGTAGTGTTTATTGAATGATAAAAGTAAGTTTTAGCTCTAGCCTAAAAACTTTGTGGATTGCTTGCAATGTTCTTCAttccttaatttatttattcataatcCACCCTCTATATCCAGAACAAGTATTTCATTGCTACCCTTAAACACGAACCTAGCTATAAACAACACTTCAACTTTTTAACTTTACTAATTTATGCATGAACATTTTTACAGGCATCTTTCCTGCAAAAACATATTTGATTTACTCTTTACAGCCTATATTTTATGTTTCAGAAAAGATTTATTAAATCATCCAATTGTAAACATGGCATTGTATATTTAAGTCATCTATTAGTATTGTTCTCTTTAAACTTCATTTTATGAGAAATAGCAGGAGAAAAATTAGTCAAATGAACTAACGTGCCACTTCTCTTGATGCACCCAGCCGCATTGAAGTTCGCCTGGGAGAACATGATATCACATACAGTGAGGGGACAGAGCAGTTCATCAGTTCGGTGAGAGTGATTCGTCACCCTAATTATAATCCTTACACCATTGACAACGACGTCATGCTCATCAAGCTTTCGAGAGCAGCTGTGCTGGACGAGAACATTCAGCCAGTGCATCTTCCAAGTGAATGCGCTGCAGCTGGCACTGTTTGCACCGTCTCTGGGTGGGGCGACACTCTCAGCTCAGGTGAGTAAGGAAACAATGTCACcaatttgtattttcatttagtgGCTGCTGTATATtgtagttttggtttccaggtAATTCACAGTGTGATAGTATAAGATTTAAAAAATTTATTGTGTCATTTAAAAATAGGGATTTCAGTGATGGGTTATAAttttaaaggtttaaaaataacttttgtaCCCAAACATTACTGACTGAAATATATCATGTCTCCTGAGAAATGAATGACATGAGTTTGCCTTCAGTGCAAAACATCTCACTGACAGTAATGAATAAGACGTCCTTAGACCTGATATCCAGTTCTTATTATCCTGTATATCATTCAAAACCCACTCCATTGTAATTAAATGGTGGTTTTGTTTTCCCAGTGAGTGGAGACCAACTTCAATGTGTTGAGGTGCCCATATTGACTACTGCTGTCTGCCAGAGTTCCTACCCAGGAATGATCACCGAGAATATGTTCTGTGCTGGTTACCTGGAAGGTGGAAAGGATTCTTGCCAGGTAGGAcattacatatatactgtgtcTCCTGCAGAGGCTTTCAATTGAACCATTTGTTTGCCATTTCCACCAACCATTTCTAATTTAGTCCTCACTAAAATGTACAAACTATAAATTGAATGAGATTTGATCTTTCTCCTTATTTATTTAAACCATTTAGGTCTAACTCATTCACATTAATCTTATCCATGATCTTCTCTTGAATTGAGGGCTTTCTGTCTGTCTGCTGAAACAGTGCATGTGTGTGATTCTCCTATAAACAGAAATAGCATATCACtctgttttcttatgttttaggGAGACTCTGGTGGACCTGTTGTCTGCAATGGGGTTCTTCAAGGTGTAGTTTCCTGGGGATATGGCTGTGCTGAGAGAAATCACCCTGGTGTTTATGCCAAAGTCTGCAACTACACTGATTGGATCCAAAGAACAATAGCTGCTAATTAGATGCTGTCATTTTCAGAAAGTAATTTTATGATCTGTACCTGCTGCCAAGGCATGATAACAGTTTAATTTCCCCTTTTTGTTGACCACTTTTACAAGCTCGTTTgatgagaaaagaataaaaatatttaaaataaaatgttttgtctctGTTGAATTAAAATGAACATCTTGTTTTGCAGACCAGTTTTGTGTTGTTAAAAACAGAAGTAGTTATTGACATACTGTACTCTATATAAACTCTAATAGGAAGTGGGCTCTTGAGATGATCCTCCAGTCTCTGTTGCTAAAACTATAGACAGATAAGTGAGGGAGAAACATATGGAGAACACTAAGTACaccaaagagaaaaacaaaaaaagcaaatggcTGCTGCCACTCTGGATCGGACAAAACAGGTTTTGAATAGTACTGAACACCTGGGGTGTGCTGGAGCGCGgggtgattttcttttcattttaaataatgactGGGAGATGGAAGGATCAAAGGACACAAACTGCAGCAAAGCCTAATTAAGACCAAGAGAAGTCAAAGTACAAACAAGTCAAAATTTCATTGTCAAAGAAACACTAAagctaatttgtttttataaactgCACTAACACTAATCAAGAATTTGTTTAGAACTCTTTTTGACAAGAGTGATCAAATTCATGGATAACAAATACCAGTGGAttgtcattttattatgttgACCACCTTTAagagtcgctttggataaaagcatctgataaggaaataaatgaaaatgtgaaatatgATAACACAGTGCATCATGTGATCTCTGTGTCATGTGATTGGCAATGGGCATGGCAACTGAAAACAACATAGCCTCAGCCAGGTAAGTAtagccacaaaatggtggtggtgATCAAGCACAAAATTAATGGTAATGTAAATAAATCATGGCCTATTTCACAATGCTCACCATAATATTCAGTGTTCAGATACACAAAATTGACCACAGATTATTGTGAGATAGCAACAAGACCGGGAAAAGACAGGGGTCAAAATTGGGAAAGCAATTATAACAGACGACTAGGAAGAGAAGGGCAAACTGAGAATCTTCAATCAAAGATAAAACCAAAATCGAAACCAAATCAAGCACTAGGGCCTACTTAGGAACAAAGCTAACCACACTATAGACTTTAAAGATGTTGCTTCTCCATTGCGGGACAGCGCATACAGAAACTGCTGCTATATTTACTGGGTCCCTTTCTTGACGGTATTACCTCGACAATCGTGAAAACATTTTGTATCCAAAAAATGCTGCATAAACGACAAAAAAGAAgatgacataaaaataaaactttttcagACTGAAACAAAACTAAACTTAAACCTTAGAAACAGAATCCTAATAGCAAAAAAGaccaaaatacatatataaaacagaTAATAATATCACACACAGCCCTTCTCTGACTCAGCCTAGACCCGTCAACATGGACTTAACTCTCTCATAAAGGGTCTTGTAACCCTTTACCACACTCACTCTCTTCATGCAGAGTGTCAGCTATTCCTCTTATATCTCCTACCTTCAGTAATTCTGAGCAAAACTTTATTTAGTCATTGAAGGcagtgcttctctctctctcttccctgtGCTGATGCCCTTGCCTGTTGCCCTTCTGCGCAGTCAATACATATGCTGGCTTTACTGACACTCAATGGCCCAGCTTCCCCACTGGCAGGCTTTTCTAGAGGTCTGTCATGGATGTTTACTCTGCCCTATATTATTCTGGAGTTACCCTTGTCCATGACGTTGTCTTGCCAGTCAGGCATCTATTCATAATAATTAATTGTAGTATCTCTTCATACTGCATGAACAGTCACAGTATATTATGTCTGATCTTTCACTGtcctcagagagatactttcaagtcccgtgagaggAGACTTTGTTTCCAAGAGAATTAACCATGCCCGGggtagataacaaagtagaacgttgtaaagaggttccaaaacgttggcgcgatacacatgcagagcaggtaggagataatgaaagtacaaaaattcaaaagtcccaaaagaatgatagtaaagatcgcattagtgcaaataaatggaaattattactcgtgaaataatggaacagcgaaaagagattgaatataaaCTTTAAGTTGAAGacctgtagatcgtctaattcgtgttgccattagggaaaagtagtgtttcttcccaaagaagaggcatatccgtgagaactaaaagatttgttgtttggtgaaagtgaaatccacatatgtgagcggcagagatgcaaagtggctggcgcgtatcACCGgctggggggttggtgagcaaagcgagcagggggtgaagcatTGTAAAAACAATGTATGAAAAATAGAATACACTTAAAAAGCATAACATTTTTTGtataaagaacaaagaaacatAACAGCACatcattcttaaacctgcttattctATTTTAGTGTCAATATGATCAAGTAAAACATATCTTCAAAAATGGATTTGTATTTAATtccaatattttaacaaatattccttaacaattcataaaaaaaaatcagggagCAAGTACACAGAGTGACTCTAAAccataccagtccatcacagcaatGGCTGCCTAAGGGTTACATAGCCCTCTAGTACTGTAACCAAAACTGTTACCTAATCAGAAAGAGTCTTGTCCCACTATTATCAATAAACCTAATTATATGATTAAcacaatataagaaaaatataactAAACTTAAAAAATGGATTCATTAATTGATTCACAAAATTTAGACAATTAACAATGAAATATGACCtgttgatggactggtgccctgttcagtggctgttcctgccttgtgccctatgcttgctggtatGGGCTCCAGCTTCCACATAGCCCTGCACATGATaaaatgggtttagaaaatggaaagaacaatgaaataatgaatagctaaatagaaaaagaaagaaagcacaaatttaaaaaatacaaattaaaattcaAGGATGTGATCCAAAATGGAACCTTGACAGGTTTACCActgatttttactaaaatgtttcaATTTGTTTCATGTTAAAATATCAAAGTTGCGAAGATAATGTTTTTATCAATGGGATAGATTTATTGTTTCAGAACACCAAAAAAGCATATTGCACTTCTGTCTTAAAACACACTTCTGGAAATATCAGCCATTATAAATCTTTCTAGTCTTGCAAGGCAATTGGATTTAGATGGTTAATTTAATAGTTTATCATCAGTATTTTCAGTCTTATCAGTCCACAGATCCTCTCTATCCTACCTTAATAGAACAGCTTAGTTGCTTCAGTAGTCATTGCTTCACAGATGAAGCTAGCAtctgtctttttctttccttAGGCCCTGGGCAGCCCATTCATTGACCTCCCTGGGATTTCAGGAGTTCAAGAAGATCAACTGAAAGCCTCACTGTAGATCACTGTCATGTTGCTCACACTGTGTCTTCTTTACTAGCTAAGTAGCTTGAGGGCTCTCCAGTCTCCtttaatgtatttattgtcaCACTTTAGTAACTTTAACCAACAATGTAAAGACAGGCAACAAAAGGCTTTCGGCAATGCAACTAGTAAAAGGGACCACTGAAAAGTTGTGATATGCAAGGACCTGTTAGAAGACCTAACTTTGtggtatttattttcttgtttcagaGAATGAATGccataaattgcaaaaaaaaaaaaaatatcatgctAAAATTAAATTTCTAAAGTTAGAGAAAAATATATGCCTTTGAAGATTTGTTGTCACCTAGTACCCTTCAACAACAACTGAAACAATGCAAGCATGGTGACtctccaaaagcaaaaaaattcaaGGTCCAAGCCAGTGGGTGAAACTGATGtgttaaatatttgtgatgcaaatAGTACAGTCTATATATCAGTGGTTATCATACTCAGTCCTGGATACCCAATGACATTGGGCTGCAGGTTTATGTTCCAGCCAATTTAACAGtcagagagttaaaaaaaaacacaacattatcTTCATGttacataaattattttaaagaatataacaaatggttgatttgaccaatcctgatgtttctgctatctctctaagggtttgttttggttttttttcagctaaaagatggactgtttattgagagttcacagtgaaagctTCAACATACAAATTCCgtacttggaatcaattccagaccttttataTGCTTAAtagataatgaaataattatCCATGGAAcagctatggaacagcttgtcagttaaattccatatacttttgagcccctggaaaacTGGGTGGGGCTATAtggaaaaatggctgtcattcctaaatggctcatacaatatttttggtaaaccccttataTTAAAGCCGAATGTCTTCAATcccataatgattgctttatttcaagtcCATTGTGAAGGCGTAGacaaccaaaattatgaaaatgatgtcaCTGTTTCCATACTTTTGGACCTGAtagtgtatatactatatatctgataaataaacaagaaagttTGTTTGTCCTGATGTTCATCACAATGTAATCACAAAGTGAAAGGAAGAGTAAATATCCAAAAGCTACAGTTTcagtgattaataaaaaaatttaaatgcatgaaaatgattcaaaaattaaggaaaatcctaaaacagtaaattctaatttaatttggaaaaaaattatGTATCAAGGTTGTGAGAACGTAATCGAAGCTACTATTCCAACTGGAATCGGAAAGGGAGAGGAAGTTTTTATTCTACATATACCTAAGATTTCAAAAGAACTCCCTTTTGAATTTAAACAACTTCAATTTCCAGTATGACTTGCATTTGCattgtccataaataaataataaatggaaactgCTTCACTTTTCaccactatatatactgtatatatatgtatatatatatgtatatcccctcctttaaccgtcaccttatcgtggtggaggggtttgcgtgtcccaatgatcctagagctctgttgtccggggctttatgcccctggtagggccacccaaggcaaactggtcctaggtgagggatgagacaaagagcggttaaacaaacctcatatgaagaaaaacaattttggacggcgttttcccttgcccggacgcgggtcaccggggccccactctggagccaggcctggaggtggggctcgatggcgagcgcctggtggctgggcctgcacc
The Erpetoichthys calabaricus chromosome 17, fErpCal1.3, whole genome shotgun sequence genome window above contains:
- the LOC114667720 gene encoding trypsin-1-like; this translates as MKSIVLLFLLGATVYADDDKIVGGYECPEHSKPWQVSLNAGYHFCGGSLISEEWVLSAAHCYKSRIEVRLGEHDITYSEGTEQFISSVRVIRHPNYNPYTIDNDVMLIKLSRAAVLDENIQPVHLPSECAAAGTVCTVSGWGDTLSSVSGDQLQCVEVPILTTAVCQSSYPGMITENMFCAGYLEGGKDSCQGDSGGPVVCNGVLQGVVSWGYGCAERNHPGVYAKVCNYTDWIQRTIAAN